From Poecile atricapillus isolate bPoeAtr1 chromosome Z, bPoeAtr1.hap1, whole genome shotgun sequence, one genomic window encodes:
- the LOC131573713 gene encoding interleukin-22-like, giving the protein MASLQTLSKSSPGWVFFCCCCCLPLLLTSCLPLKGASTAHDACRLRKVNFQQPYIRNRTYTLAKMASASDKDTDNRLIGQQLFVNIRENNRCYLMKRAVEFVVKDVLLTEVKNQYPYVEEVAQFLASLTSELSTCQLSGKREHIEKNLEQMKNKMEQLGENGKTKAIGELDLLFDYMENACTDAPKKGGNKKKN; this is encoded by the exons ATGGCCTCCCTGCAGACCTTGTCCAAGAGCTCCCCAGGAtgggttttcttctgctgctgttgctgtctcCCCCTTCTTCTCACCAGCTGCCTGCCCCTGAAAGGGGCTTCCACCGCTCACGATGCCTGCAGGCTCAGGAAGGTCAACTTCCAGCAGCCCTACATCAGGAATCGCACCTACACCTTGGCTAAAATG GCCAGTGCCTCAGACAAGGACACGGACAACAGACTGATTGGGCAGCAGCTCTTTGTTAACATCAGG GAAAACAACCGCTGCTACCTGATGAAGAGGGCTGTGGAGTTTGTTGTAAAAGATGTTCTCCTCACTGAAGTCAAGAACCAGTACCCTTATGTTGAGGAGGTGGCACAGTTCTTGGCATCCCTGACCTCGGAGCTGAGCACTTGT cAACtctcaggaaaaagagaacacaTTGAAAAGAACCTGGAACAAATGAAGAACAAAATGGAACAG ctgggagaaaatggaaagactAAAGCCATTGGAGAGCTGGATTTACTGTTTGACTACATGGAAAATGCCTGTACTGATGCCCCGAAGAAGGGAGgtaacaagaagaaaaactga
- the LOC131573479 gene encoding nuclear protein MDM1-like isoform X2: MPVRFRGLSEYKRNFKWRSPGFCSPSQQEKSLWAGLRSDQFGITREPKFISKRRVPYHNPQISKSLEWTADCDLNDALETEATELHTDHNNNNVNQEKLETPEGLRIPPKVQSHVVDSGGEIALALAENNMKKSPSEAPPNQNEAFSSPKKESEKMGNGFHRALQQKADINIPRNSEYQSQFVWKSPHEKSPILAAEQLICNTKKSIPPVKPPAITSETAYERNSKGSPVKSPQERGGSEEKQFLSKREEPFQKPAEDAAKQGKSEQKHPKQNNKQHISPKPLTLHTSRGKMNTEYSSKFLSPAQYFYKDGVWSRIKSKAHDEVRELRERAKAYRQRVEGTHFSRYHFNQILSDNNSLWDVSSTSSSEEGISNNIRALDLAGVSEKEAASSPEVLQQADSREQPHQEGTRKDMSDALTIPVKRRLVWNEQEGTEERGNQQSTEKKEEEKPDEQAAVMVQQLEENNKDAKEDKKTEGENALVLNTSAAVSDSSVSSKRGSRHPTPKLRALAGTPRTHHDHTTPAVGGTDLVSAPKFKSSLQRKRNLATNSAEKRSFQPDVKMEATSLLSSAPAGLGSVDPLPLRQDQWPPNRVADEQVPLASAHQEHSKSAKNCSVPCWSPSHRIQGTLKDPEFQHNGNLGNPKVRTFHLPLRERNRNDEDDRLSQISARSAASSSLASQILERAQKRKDFWGKA, from the exons ATGCCCGTGCGGTTCAGG GGACTGAGTGAATACAAGAGAAACTTCAAATGGAGAAGCCCAGGGTTTTGTAGCCCGtcccagcaggagaaatcctTGTGGGCAGGACTTCGGTCGGATCAGTTTG GAATCACGAGAGAACCAAAATTCATTTCCAAGAGAAGGGTACCTTACCATAATCCACAGATTTCGAAGTCCCTTGAATGGACAGCAGATTGTGATTTGAATGACGCGTTGGAAACGGAAGCTACAGAGTTGCACACTGACCACAACAACAATAATGTGAATCAGGAAAAGCTTGAAACACCAGAAGGACTCAGAATCCCCCCAAAAGTTCAGTCACATGTGGTAGATTCTGGTGGTGAAATAGCTCTTGCCCTTGCAGAGAACAACATGAAGAAATCACCCTCAGAAGCTCCACCAAAtcaaaatgaagcattttcaTCTCCAAAAAAGGAATCAGAAAAAATGGGTAATGGG TTTCACAGAGCACTTCAGCAAAAAGCAGACATAAATATCCCCAGGAATTCTGAATATCAAAGCCAGTTTGTCTGGAAGAGTCCTCATGAAAAGTCACCAATACTTGCAGCTGAACAG CTGATCTGCAACACAAAGAAATCCATACCTCCGGTTAAACCTCCTGCCATTACTTCTGAAACTGCATATGAGAGAAATTCCAAAGGGTCTCCTGTTAAGAGTCCACAAGAGAGAGGTGGTTCAGAAGAGAAACAATTTCTG AGTAAGAGGGAAGAACCGTTTCAAAAACCAGCAGAAGATGCAGCAAAACAAGGGAAATCAGAACAGAAACATCCTAAACAAAATAATAAGCAACATATCAGTCCAAAGCCCCTCACTTTACATACAAGTCGTGG GAAGATGAACACTGAATATAGCTCAAAATTTTTGTCTCCAGCCCAATATTTCTACAAAGATGGAGTCTGGTCTCGTATTAAGAGTAAAGCTCACGATGAG GTGAGAGAGCTTCGAGAAAGAGCAAAGGCTTACAGGCAACGAGTGGAGGGAACACATTTCTCCCGATACCATTTCAATCAGATCCTGTCTGATAATAACAGTCTTTGGGATGTGTCCTCAACTTCCAGTTCAGAAGAAGGAATCAGCAACAACATCAGAGCACTAGATCTTGCTGG TGTTTCTGAGAAAGAGGCTGCATCAAGCCCTGAAGTGCTACAGCAGGCTGACTCCAGAGAGCAACCACATCAGGAAGGCACAAGGAAAGACATGTCAGATGCTTTGACCATTCCAGTCAAAAGACGTTTAGTTTGGAATGAACAAGAAGGTACTGAAGAAAGGGGAAATCAACAAtcaacagaaaagaaagaggaagaaaaaccaGATGAACAGGCTGCAGTCATGGTCCAGCAATTAGAAGAAAACAATAAGGATGCTAAAGAGGATAAGAAAACTGAAGG tgagaatGCCTTAGTATTGAACACTTCTGCAGCTGTGTCAGATTCTTCTGTATCCTCAAAGAGAGGCAGCAGGCATCCTACTCCGAAGCTGAGAGCTCTTGCAGGAACCCCAAGGACTCATCATGATCACACTACCCCAGCTGTTG GAGGTACTGATCTAGTGTCTGCTCCTAAATTCAAGTCTTCACTTCAGAGAAAGCGAAACTTAGCAACAAACTCTGCAGAAAAAAGGTCCTTCCAG CCTGATGTGAAAATGGAAGCCACTTCACTATTGAGCTCTGcacctgctgggctgggatctgTGGATCCTCTGCCGCTCAGACAGGATCAGTGGCCTCCTAACAGGGTTGCCGATGAGCAAGTTCCTCTTGCTTCAGCCCACCAAGAGCACTCAAAGTCAGCAAAAAACTGCTCTGTGCCTTGCTGGAGTCCCTCTCATCGTATTCAAGGGACTCTTAAGGATCCAGAATTCCAGCATaatg GGAATCTTGGCAATCCAAAAGTGAGAACTTTCCATTTGCCCCTTCGGGAGAGAAATCGTAATGATGAAG ATGACAGGTTGTCTCAGATTTCTGCTCGCTCGGCAGCGTCGAGTTCTCTTGCATCTCAGATACTGGAACGAGCTCAGAAGAGGAAGGATTTCTGGGGCAAGGCATAG
- the LOC131573479 gene encoding nuclear protein MDM1-like isoform X1, with amino-acid sequence MPVRFRGLSEYKRNFKWRSPGFCSPSQQEKSLWAGLRSDQFGITREPKFISKRRVPYHNPQISKSLEWTADCDLNDALETEATELHTDHNNNNVNQEKLETPEGLRIPPKVQSHVVDSGGEIALALAENNMKKSPSEAPPNQNEAFSSPKKESEKMGNGFHRALQQKADINIPRNSEYQSQFVWKSPHEKSPILAAEQLICNTKKSIPPVKPPAITSETAYERNSKGSPVKSPQERGGSEEKQFLSKREEPFQKPAEDAAKQGKSEQKHPKQNNKQHISPKPLTLHTSRGKMNTEYSSKFLSPAQYFYKDGVWSRIKSKAHDEASQNTLNSMWYMEVRELRERAKAYRQRVEGTHFSRYHFNQILSDNNSLWDVSSTSSSEEGISNNIRALDLAGVSEKEAASSPEVLQQADSREQPHQEGTRKDMSDALTIPVKRRLVWNEQEGTEERGNQQSTEKKEEEKPDEQAAVMVQQLEENNKDAKEDKKTEGENALVLNTSAAVSDSSVSSKRGSRHPTPKLRALAGTPRTHHDHTTPAVGGTDLVSAPKFKSSLQRKRNLATNSAEKRSFQPDVKMEATSLLSSAPAGLGSVDPLPLRQDQWPPNRVADEQVPLASAHQEHSKSAKNCSVPCWSPSHRIQGTLKDPEFQHNGNLGNPKVRTFHLPLRERNRNDEDDRLSQISARSAASSSLASQILERAQKRKDFWGKA; translated from the exons ATGCCCGTGCGGTTCAGG GGACTGAGTGAATACAAGAGAAACTTCAAATGGAGAAGCCCAGGGTTTTGTAGCCCGtcccagcaggagaaatcctTGTGGGCAGGACTTCGGTCGGATCAGTTTG GAATCACGAGAGAACCAAAATTCATTTCCAAGAGAAGGGTACCTTACCATAATCCACAGATTTCGAAGTCCCTTGAATGGACAGCAGATTGTGATTTGAATGACGCGTTGGAAACGGAAGCTACAGAGTTGCACACTGACCACAACAACAATAATGTGAATCAGGAAAAGCTTGAAACACCAGAAGGACTCAGAATCCCCCCAAAAGTTCAGTCACATGTGGTAGATTCTGGTGGTGAAATAGCTCTTGCCCTTGCAGAGAACAACATGAAGAAATCACCCTCAGAAGCTCCACCAAAtcaaaatgaagcattttcaTCTCCAAAAAAGGAATCAGAAAAAATGGGTAATGGG TTTCACAGAGCACTTCAGCAAAAAGCAGACATAAATATCCCCAGGAATTCTGAATATCAAAGCCAGTTTGTCTGGAAGAGTCCTCATGAAAAGTCACCAATACTTGCAGCTGAACAG CTGATCTGCAACACAAAGAAATCCATACCTCCGGTTAAACCTCCTGCCATTACTTCTGAAACTGCATATGAGAGAAATTCCAAAGGGTCTCCTGTTAAGAGTCCACAAGAGAGAGGTGGTTCAGAAGAGAAACAATTTCTG AGTAAGAGGGAAGAACCGTTTCAAAAACCAGCAGAAGATGCAGCAAAACAAGGGAAATCAGAACAGAAACATCCTAAACAAAATAATAAGCAACATATCAGTCCAAAGCCCCTCACTTTACATACAAGTCGTGG GAAGATGAACACTGAATATAGCTCAAAATTTTTGTCTCCAGCCCAATATTTCTACAAAGATGGAGTCTGGTCTCGTATTAAGAGTAAAGCTCACGATGAG GCATCTCAAAACACCCTAAATTCCATGTGGTATATGGAG GTGAGAGAGCTTCGAGAAAGAGCAAAGGCTTACAGGCAACGAGTGGAGGGAACACATTTCTCCCGATACCATTTCAATCAGATCCTGTCTGATAATAACAGTCTTTGGGATGTGTCCTCAACTTCCAGTTCAGAAGAAGGAATCAGCAACAACATCAGAGCACTAGATCTTGCTGG TGTTTCTGAGAAAGAGGCTGCATCAAGCCCTGAAGTGCTACAGCAGGCTGACTCCAGAGAGCAACCACATCAGGAAGGCACAAGGAAAGACATGTCAGATGCTTTGACCATTCCAGTCAAAAGACGTTTAGTTTGGAATGAACAAGAAGGTACTGAAGAAAGGGGAAATCAACAAtcaacagaaaagaaagaggaagaaaaaccaGATGAACAGGCTGCAGTCATGGTCCAGCAATTAGAAGAAAACAATAAGGATGCTAAAGAGGATAAGAAAACTGAAGG tgagaatGCCTTAGTATTGAACACTTCTGCAGCTGTGTCAGATTCTTCTGTATCCTCAAAGAGAGGCAGCAGGCATCCTACTCCGAAGCTGAGAGCTCTTGCAGGAACCCCAAGGACTCATCATGATCACACTACCCCAGCTGTTG GAGGTACTGATCTAGTGTCTGCTCCTAAATTCAAGTCTTCACTTCAGAGAAAGCGAAACTTAGCAACAAACTCTGCAGAAAAAAGGTCCTTCCAG CCTGATGTGAAAATGGAAGCCACTTCACTATTGAGCTCTGcacctgctgggctgggatctgTGGATCCTCTGCCGCTCAGACAGGATCAGTGGCCTCCTAACAGGGTTGCCGATGAGCAAGTTCCTCTTGCTTCAGCCCACCAAGAGCACTCAAAGTCAGCAAAAAACTGCTCTGTGCCTTGCTGGAGTCCCTCTCATCGTATTCAAGGGACTCTTAAGGATCCAGAATTCCAGCATaatg GGAATCTTGGCAATCCAAAAGTGAGAACTTTCCATTTGCCCCTTCGGGAGAGAAATCGTAATGATGAAG ATGACAGGTTGTCTCAGATTTCTGCTCGCTCGGCAGCGTCGAGTTCTCTTGCATCTCAGATACTGGAACGAGCTCAGAAGAGGAAGGATTTCTGGGGCAAGGCATAG